One Gimesia aquarii DNA segment encodes these proteins:
- a CDS encoding transposase: MTLFEKPDDYAAFIRVVEETLEKIPLLIFAMFVMPNHWHFVVRPKTDTQLTEFFQRLTITHTMRWHAH, encoded by the coding sequence ATGACTTTGTTCGAGAAGCCGGACGATTATGCCGCATTCATACGTGTGGTAGAGGAAACGTTGGAAAAGATTCCGCTTCTGATCTTTGCCATGTTCGTGATGCCCAATCATTGGCACTTTGTGGTGCGTCCTAAGACAGATACCCAATTGACGGAATTCTTTCAACGGCTCACCATCACCCATACCATGCGCTGGCACGCGCACTAG